A window of the Polaribacter sp. HaHaR_3_91 genome harbors these coding sequences:
- a CDS encoding carbohydrate-binding family 9-like protein, which produces MITSARKGSIPVLEENKFDNIKLQMNSYNVKLIKDTEINISADGNNPIWKKADSLTNFTSPWNDKPVKKIELRALHTSEKIFFQFKVEDHQTHIHPSGDKNKSINDSDRVELFFRSNTSLDPYYCLEIDTTGRIMDFKARPNREFDFNWNWPTQEIAVKTSVNKNNFIVEIEISLQSLKDLNLLKNGAIETGIYRAKYNQQEDNTFKPTWITWINPNTETPDFHTPTSFGVLLLDK; this is translated from the coding sequence GTGATTACATCTGCTAGAAAAGGTAGTATTCCCGTATTGGAAGAAAATAAATTTGATAACATAAAATTACAAATGAATAGCTACAACGTAAAATTAATAAAAGATACAGAAATAAATATTTCAGCAGATGGCAATAATCCAATTTGGAAAAAAGCAGATTCTTTAACCAATTTTACATCTCCTTGGAATGACAAACCTGTAAAGAAAATAGAATTGAGAGCCCTTCATACTTCAGAAAAAATATTCTTCCAATTTAAAGTAGAAGATCATCAGACACACATACATCCTTCTGGTGATAAAAATAAAAGCATAAATGATTCTGATAGAGTAGAATTATTTTTTAGAAGTAATACTTCTTTAGACCCATATTACTGTTTAGAAATAGATACTACAGGTAGAATTATGGATTTTAAAGCTCGTCCAAATAGAGAATTCGATTTTAATTGGAATTGGCCCACACAAGAAATAGCAGTTAAAACGTCAGTAAACAAAAATAACTTTATTGTAGAAATTGAAATTTCACTTCAATCTTTAAAAGATCTAAACTTGTTAAAAAATGGAGCTATAGAAACAGGAATTTATAGAGCAAAATACAACCAACAAGAAGACAATACATTTAAACCTACTTGGATTACTTGGATAAACCCAAACACAGAAACTCCTGATTTTCATACACCAACCTCATTTGGCGTATTATTGCTTGATAAGTAA
- a CDS encoding VOC family protein: MKVQSYLAFNGNCQEALNFYGELFNAKIENKTTYEDKKIDVPSSYRKNLQHAELKGKGVGFMAYDAAPDTPINSGNQVHMSVDFNDKDEAESVFNDLSKNGITHTGFGEKEWGFYGRCTDEFGINWMVNSKK, from the coding sequence ATGAAAGTACAATCATATTTAGCATTTAATGGAAATTGTCAAGAAGCATTAAATTTTTATGGAGAATTATTTAACGCAAAAATAGAAAACAAGACAACTTACGAAGATAAAAAAATAGATGTTCCTTCTTCGTATAGAAAAAATTTACAGCATGCAGAGTTAAAAGGTAAGGGTGTGGGTTTTATGGCTTATGATGCTGCTCCCGATACGCCAATAAATTCAGGGAATCAGGTTCATATGAGTGTTGATTTTAATGACAAAGATGAAGCGGAGTCCGTTTTTAATGATTTATCTAAAAATGGAATTACGCATACCGGATTCGGAGAGAAGGAATGGGGTTTTTATGGAAGGTGTACAGATGAATTTGGTATAAATTGGATGGTAAATTCCAAGAAATAA
- a CDS encoding helix-turn-helix domain-containing protein, translating into MRFLLLFLIPFSVFSQIENQSKKFDSIYYQVAVNISSANPIKAIHLADSLSLYSANKQQKIKSLMLIADILAKQEKRGEAIIKALEVSEIAKDAKEYVLLARNYGFLATQYRMIGFLDKGKSFLNEGIKVSSLFSDKKQVVSYVAMCNQELAEFALEEKDYKKTIEHLQLAMLTFEKEEDAQTRCFVLANAEEMLGRSYLFLGDVDKAISHFSKSNFFINEAGAGNTIWASLIYQSLGNAFLESKNLDSAGVYLKRSLSISKNSNHGSLKQRVFKSVSEYYSQIKEIDSFTLYNTKYNTQLAKNTAEKRLMINSAYNSLQERPGKNKSNGTIMYVVVFIVLFSAFGFYFIRKKTSTTRQKDPVDVGSKSSDFTISRKTENYLEAKLKEFEESDEFLDKNMSLPKLLGLLNINSKYFRRYLKDNKNTDYTNYINELRIQYIKEKLKTDKEYLNYKISYLAEECGFSSHSKFSASFKSVLGISPSKFINKLKEDEVSS; encoded by the coding sequence ATGCGTTTTTTACTTCTATTCTTAATTCCTTTTTCTGTTTTTTCTCAAATAGAGAATCAGTCTAAAAAATTTGACTCTATCTATTATCAGGTTGCTGTAAATATTTCTTCTGCAAATCCTATTAAAGCAATTCACTTAGCAGATTCTCTTTCTTTATATTCTGCCAATAAACAGCAAAAAATTAAATCGCTAATGCTTATTGCAGATATTTTAGCTAAACAAGAAAAAAGAGGAGAAGCGATTATTAAGGCGTTGGAGGTTTCAGAGATAGCGAAAGATGCAAAAGAATATGTTTTACTCGCTAGAAATTATGGTTTTTTGGCTACACAATATAGAATGATTGGCTTTTTAGATAAAGGGAAAAGTTTTTTGAATGAAGGAATAAAAGTTAGTAGCCTTTTTTCTGATAAAAAACAAGTAGTCAGTTATGTTGCTATGTGCAATCAAGAATTAGCTGAGTTTGCATTAGAAGAAAAAGATTATAAAAAAACGATAGAACACCTACAGTTAGCAATGCTTACGTTTGAGAAAGAAGAAGATGCACAGACTAGATGTTTTGTATTGGCTAATGCGGAAGAGATGTTAGGACGTTCTTATTTGTTTTTAGGTGATGTTGATAAGGCTATATCTCATTTTTCTAAGTCCAATTTTTTTATAAATGAAGCGGGAGCAGGTAATACCATATGGGCCTCTTTAATATATCAAAGTTTAGGAAATGCATTTTTAGAATCTAAGAATTTAGATAGTGCTGGTGTTTATTTAAAGAGATCGCTTTCTATTTCAAAAAATAGTAATCATGGTTCTTTAAAACAACGTGTATTTAAAAGTGTGTCTGAGTATTACTCTCAAATTAAAGAAATAGATAGTTTTACGTTGTATAATACTAAATATAATACTCAGTTAGCTAAAAATACAGCAGAAAAAAGATTGATGATAAATAGTGCTTACAATTCACTACAAGAGCGCCCAGGTAAAAATAAATCGAACGGTACAATAATGTATGTAGTAGTGTTTATAGTATTGTTTTCTGCTTTTGGTTTTTACTTTATCAGAAAAAAAACAAGTACTACTAGACAGAAGGATCCTGTTGATGTTGGTAGTAAATCATCAGATTTCACCATTTCTCGAAAGACAGAGAATTACCTTGAAGCCAAATTAAAAGAATTTGAGGAGTCGGATGAGTTTTTAGATAAGAATATGTCTTTACCTAAATTATTAGGCTTGTTAAATATCAATTCTAAATATTTTAGAAGGTATCTTAAGGATAACAAAAATACAGATTATACTAATTATATTAATGAGTTAAGAATACAATATATTAAAGAGAAATTAAAAACAGATAAAGAGTACTTAAATTATAAAATTAGTTATTTAGCTGAAGAGTGTGGTTTTTCTTCTCATAGTAAATTTTCTGCAAGTTTTAAAAGCGTTCTTGGTATCAGTCCTTCAAAATTTATTAATAAGCTTAAAGAAGATGAGGTTTCGTCTTAA
- a CDS encoding helix-turn-helix domain-containing protein yields the protein MIFRKKINIPFFFTFLFLLPSSVFSQIQNQSKKFDSIYYHVAVNISSANPVKAIHLADSLSLYSVNKYQKIKSLMLVADILAKQEKRGEAIIKALEVLEIAKEAKEYVLLARNYGFLATQYRMIGFLDKGKSFLNEGIKVSRLFSDKKQVVNYIAMCNQELAEFALEEKDYKKTIEYLQLAMLTFEKEENAQTKCFVMANAEEMLGRSYLFLGDVDQAISHFSKANFFINDAGAGNTIWASLIYQSLGNAFLESKNLDSAGVYLKRSLSISKDSNHGSLKQRVFRSVSEYYYQIKEIDSFTIYNSKYNTQLAKNTAEKRLMINSAYNSLNERSDKKSSNNKIYVIILMLLLSAFGFYFIRRKRSITKEEDSVEVSDKSSDFTISQKTEDYLETKLKEFEESDLFLDKNMSLPKLLGLLNINSKYFRRFLKNNKNTDYNNYIIRLRIYYIKEKLITDKEYLNYKISYLAEECGFSSHSKFSASFKSILGVSPSEFIHNLKDDTISS from the coding sequence ATGATTTTTAGAAAAAAAATTAATATACCATTTTTTTTTACGTTTTTATTTTTACTCCCATCTTCTGTTTTTTCTCAAATACAGAATCAATCTAAAAAATTTGACTCTATATATTACCATGTTGCTGTAAATATTTCTTCCGCAAATCCTGTTAAAGCAATTCACTTAGCAGATTCCCTTTCTCTATATTCTGTCAACAAATATCAAAAAATTAAATCATTAATGCTTGTTGCTGATATTTTAGCAAAACAAGAAAAAAGAGGAGAAGCAATTATTAAGGCGTTGGAAGTTTTAGAAATAGCGAAAGAAGCAAAAGAATATGTCTTATTAGCTAGAAATTATGGTTTTTTAGCTACGCAGTATCGGATGATTGGTTTTTTAGATAAGGGGAAAAGTTTTTTAAATGAAGGGATAAAAGTTAGTCGCCTTTTTTCTGATAAAAAACAAGTGGTCAATTATATTGCTATGTGTAATCAAGAGCTCGCGGAATTTGCACTAGAGGAAAAGGATTATAAAAAAACGATAGAATACTTACAGTTGGCAATGCTTACGTTTGAAAAAGAAGAGAATGCACAGACAAAATGTTTTGTAATGGCTAATGCAGAAGAAATGTTAGGGCGTTCTTATTTGTTTTTAGGTGACGTTGATCAGGCTATATCTCATTTTTCTAAGGCCAACTTTTTTATAAATGATGCTGGAGCAGGCAATACGATATGGGCGTCTTTAATTTATCAAAGTTTAGGTAATGCTTTTTTAGAATCTAAGAATTTAGATAGTGCTGGTGTTTATTTAAAGAGATCTCTTTCTATTTCTAAAGATAGTAATCATGGTTCTTTAAAACAGCGTGTATTTAGAAGTGTGTCTGAGTATTATTATCAAATTAAAGAAATTGATAGTTTTACTATTTATAATTCTAAATATAACACTCAGTTAGCTAAAAATACAGCAGAAAAAAGATTGATGATAAATAGTGCTTATAATTCGTTAAATGAGCGTTCAGATAAAAAATCATCTAACAATAAAATCTACGTTATAATACTTATGTTGTTACTTTCTGCTTTCGGATTTTATTTTATCAGAAGAAAAAGAAGTATTACTAAAGAAGAGGACTCTGTTGAAGTTAGTGATAAATCATCAGATTTTACAATTTCTCAAAAGACAGAGGATTACCTTGAAACCAAATTAAAAGAGTTTGAAGAATCTGATCTGTTTTTAGATAAGAATATGTCTTTACCTAAATTGTTGGGTTTGTTAAATATCAATTCTAAATATTTTAGAAGGTTTCTTAAGAATAACAAAAACACAGATTACAATAATTATATTATTAGGTTGAGAATATATTACATTAAAGAAAAACTAATAACGGATAAAGAGTACTTGAATTATAAAATTAGTTATTTAGCGGAAGAGTGTGGTTTTTCTTCTCATAGTAAGTTCTCTGCAAGTTTTAAAAGTATTCTTGGTGTCAGTCCTTCAGAATTTATTCATAATCTTAAAGATGATACTATTTCATCTTAA
- a CDS encoding T9SS type A sorting domain-containing protein, which translates to MKKYYLLFWGVLLMVFQTQSQTYGDFPYEETFTSGVQPSNVTLLTSPSTTIFNSAQFTTNGLLLTEKLNNQFGAVYVNDKKFGSNSGFQIEFEFQIYDSSSGADGITFFLFDQSVGTPNIGGTSSSLGYTYNRVLGNVGSASSAERYMGLEGAYLAVGIDQYGNFKNQRFADNERKNGVLHPTISSGFSGSKSHVTLRGAKGKVINVSNGLRSGYTGYPVLITQSTKNYSGTIGSAEIDTTDGSYTFGAGLSDDFEFATSGLSTSEGDANYRKCFIDLVPNPSGGFNITVKIQHGTIVTTVIDNFYYPESLVYTENANPAVSDYTDAAGSSAGASTTHTLDATVPDYFRFGFAASTGGANNNHLIKNLKITLPYGAEAEPDAMEYCGNGTASSVNPLLNDLAHNTSLVAASTNIDPTSFQFIDALGTSQGQSYTISGEGTWSFNATTSLATFTPVTGFYGESTISYNVKGLESPYNDEAYRSNQATITATFGTDTDGDGVADACDLDNDNDGILDEDECRDFSDYIPDSWDYDETANNINMSSGEILYIRPGTTFTGGINSFPSGAKIYVGEGATFSPSNFNSPSGAVYNLGTINFGSLSINTGFFLNNRSYGLVNFTQGVNFNGEAQFYNYKGAEMHFSTTFTLGANSNFYNYGTIIAEQEFSSNNGTQVNNYGMFTIENDNNFNPNGAFLNYGTLHSTGFININANSTTTNGCTLIADLGFNNNSNIDFVNNGKVYVNSGETSNSGVWKNNGLVVGVNFRNSGTMTGANGQFYFTGSTTNQSTFSGSATEQLNFYDSSNSISSTFDTENTAPSNTTSHEFAPASVDPEFMNCTNVSVTCNLDTDGDGTPNYLDTDSDNDGCPDALEGSGNFIASDLDENNMLSGAVDENGVTVAGNQTIGNSQDASIADACACSTGIDTDGDGVSDVCDLDDDNDGILDCVERGFSSTTSVDDIFQLNGSALQAGTNMIQLTTNNNGQSGQAWSNGKVDFAKDFVISYEAYLGTNDANGADGIATVFHNDPDGQNATGATGGGLGALDIENGIVLEIDTYDNGSGAGDISDDHGQIWVADNQAGAGFLTSAISLGNVEDGTWKEVVITWNATTKNLSYTVGGTTAGSYTFPTSNPVTSYFGGVSNVYFGYTASTGGSVNYQIIRFNDFCSNLPLELDTDGDGLPNHLDLDSDNDGIPDNIEAQTTVGYITPNGDYDGDGVDTAYTGGLIPVDTDEDGVPDYIDLDADNDGDYDVVESGSNFPNDGIGMVTGNLGTNGLVDNAETDGNDQGYEDVNGIFEDPKTDFTDTDGDVLFNGDVDYRDTELSGVPMITQVYQKGTEKWIEVTNIGNTDIPANLIKVQLYTDRIGAQTTAPTASYTFSSALAAGKSILFKKTGNTITNIEDSEASRIITDDNLTTFSGGDDMITLSTTNDATSYENRYDVVLSFADNTSYVRIDETLVPNKDYEADEWVIFIDDAIESYSNPLDDINDVERHAHAPLISEIANANAEANIRLGLHRIKLTDRITDPNDANNTIWSNGYPDRSRNVKVSEDYNHNDNVLNKLSARKLEVRNGSTLSVTDNLLVVTNEVVITATNDEIRLISSDDTNKSQLIQTHTTESKVTGGGKLLIDQNSTIPSRYRYNYLSSPVNTIGAITYSIEDVLKDGTIPLSDISAITDITFVAGYDGDYTKSPIEIADYWIYNYTASSDGRSNWNHMYKSGDIKQTDGFIFKGPGSENQNTNGQNYTFVGMPKDGLLETTIGAGESYLIGNPYASAISVKKFIEDNLDTSTGSLYFWEHEQSVLGDNDIRGHYYGGYIGGYGVRNLSMGTAANNVSINADDPNDGAPSLGSGSYTAPKAFIAIGQGFFIEGDDVASTGVDNIKFNNSQREYMQEGANSHFFKSENKESSTKTTTYQNTLPIIKLGMDYVNDDNLGLHRQLGVSFKNNNSFEFDKGYDTGIFDIGTTDLYWKFPGDDSKYVIAGVQSISDDLEVPLELLMSKNGEVTFGIDEWNAINKNVYIIDKLTNTSYNITDGKVTVAIEKGIYSDRFVLAFREIGVLGLEGNVWSNGLHIYSDNKNHSIVISKNLDLNLHKVELFDILGKKVSFWNINEQKTSYQLEIEKQIPTGIYIVKINTDNGIINKKVVVE; encoded by the coding sequence ATGAAAAAGTATTACTTATTATTTTGGGGTGTATTATTGATGGTTTTTCAAACACAATCTCAAACTTATGGAGATTTTCCTTATGAGGAAACATTTACTAGTGGTGTGCAACCAAGTAATGTTACCTTGTTAACATCTCCTTCTACTACTATTTTTAATAGTGCACAATTTACAACTAATGGGCTTTTATTAACAGAGAAGTTAAACAATCAATTTGGAGCCGTATATGTAAATGATAAAAAGTTTGGTTCTAATAGTGGATTTCAAATCGAATTTGAGTTTCAAATATATGATAGTAGTAGTGGTGCTGATGGTATCACATTCTTTTTGTTTGACCAATCTGTTGGAACACCAAACATTGGAGGAACGAGTAGTTCTTTAGGGTATACGTACAATAGAGTTTTAGGAAATGTAGGTAGCGCGAGCTCGGCAGAAAGGTATATGGGTTTAGAGGGGGCTTATTTGGCTGTTGGTATAGATCAATATGGGAATTTTAAAAATCAAAGATTTGCCGATAACGAAAGGAAAAATGGTGTTTTACATCCTACTATTTCTAGTGGATTTTCTGGTAGTAAAAGTCACGTAACCTTAAGAGGGGCTAAAGGGAAAGTAATTAATGTTAGTAATGGTTTGCGATCAGGTTATACAGGATATCCGGTTTTAATAACACAATCTACTAAAAATTACTCTGGTACTATAGGTTCTGCAGAAATAGATACAACAGATGGGTCTTATACTTTTGGGGCCGGATTAAGCGATGATTTTGAATTTGCTACAAGTGGCCTTAGTACTAGTGAAGGTGATGCTAACTATAGAAAATGCTTTATAGATTTAGTGCCTAATCCATCAGGTGGTTTTAATATTACGGTTAAAATTCAACATGGTACTATTGTTACTACAGTTATAGATAATTTTTATTATCCAGAGTCTTTAGTATATACGGAAAATGCAAACCCTGCAGTTTCAGATTATACAGATGCAGCAGGTTCATCAGCAGGAGCAAGTACAACACATACTTTAGATGCTACGGTTCCAGATTATTTTAGATTTGGTTTTGCGGCTTCTACAGGAGGAGCTAATAACAATCACTTAATAAAAAACTTAAAAATCACATTGCCTTATGGTGCAGAAGCAGAACCAGATGCTATGGAGTATTGTGGAAATGGAACGGCTAGTAGTGTAAATCCATTATTAAATGATTTGGCTCACAATACCTCACTTGTTGCGGCTAGCACTAATATAGACCCAACTTCTTTTCAATTTATAGATGCTTTAGGGACTTCTCAAGGGCAGTCTTATACGATTTCGGGAGAAGGAACATGGAGTTTTAATGCTACTACATCATTAGCCACTTTTACCCCAGTTACTGGTTTTTATGGAGAATCTACAATAAGCTATAATGTAAAAGGTCTTGAATCTCCATATAATGATGAAGCGTATAGAAGTAATCAAGCAACAATTACAGCTACATTTGGTACAGATACAGACGGAGATGGTGTTGCCGACGCATGTGATTTAGATAATGATAACGATGGTATTTTAGATGAAGATGAGTGTAGAGATTTTTCAGACTACATCCCTGATTCGTGGGATTATGATGAAACAGCTAATAATATCAACATGTCTTCTGGAGAGATTCTGTACATCAGACCAGGTACAACGTTTACAGGAGGAATTAATAGTTTCCCTTCTGGTGCTAAAATATATGTAGGGGAGGGTGCAACCTTTTCACCCTCTAATTTCAATAGCCCATCAGGAGCTGTTTATAATTTGGGGACTATAAATTTTGGAAGCTTATCTATTAATACAGGTTTTTTCTTAAATAATAGAAGTTACGGGCTAGTAAATTTTACACAGGGTGTTAATTTTAATGGTGAAGCACAATTTTATAACTATAAAGGTGCAGAAATGCATTTTTCAACTACGTTTACTTTAGGAGCTAATTCAAATTTTTATAATTATGGAACCATAATTGCAGAGCAGGAGTTTAGTTCTAATAATGGTACTCAAGTAAATAACTATGGTATGTTTACTATTGAGAATGATAATAATTTTAATCCCAACGGGGCATTTCTTAATTATGGGACGCTACATTCTACTGGTTTTATTAATATAAACGCTAACTCAACCACAACAAATGGTTGTACACTAATTGCAGATTTAGGTTTTAATAATAATTCTAATATTGACTTTGTAAACAATGGAAAAGTTTATGTAAATAGTGGTGAAACTTCTAATAGTGGAGTTTGGAAAAACAATGGTCTTGTTGTTGGTGTAAATTTTAGGAATAGTGGTACAATGACGGGAGCAAATGGGCAATTCTATTTTACAGGAAGTACAACTAACCAAAGTACTTTTAGTGGTTCTGCTACAGAGCAATTAAATTTTTATGACAGTTCAAATTCTATTAGTTCAACTTTTGATACAGAAAATACTGCTCCTAGCAATACAACATCCCATGAATTTGCACCTGCAAGTGTGGATCCTGAGTTTATGAATTGTACTAATGTTAGTGTTACATGTAATTTAGATACAGATGGAGATGGCACACCAAATTATTTAGATACAGATAGTGATAATGATGGATGTCCGGATGCGTTAGAAGGAAGCGGAAACTTTATAGCAAGTGATTTAGATGAGAACAATATGTTATCAGGAGCTGTTGATGAAAACGGTGTAACAGTTGCAGGAAATCAAACTATTGGAAATTCACAGGATGCTAGCATAGCAGATGCTTGTGCTTGTTCTACTGGTATAGATACAGATGGTGATGGGGTTTCTGATGTTTGCGACTTAGATGATGATAACGATGGTATTTTAGATTGTGTAGAAAGAGGGTTCTCATCCACTACGAGTGTAGATGACATTTTTCAATTAAATGGATCAGCACTTCAAGCTGGCACCAATATGATTCAATTAACTACCAATAATAATGGCCAGTCAGGACAAGCTTGGAGTAACGGAAAAGTAGATTTTGCTAAAGATTTTGTTATTAGTTATGAAGCTTACTTAGGTACCAATGATGCTAATGGCGCAGATGGAATAGCAACAGTTTTTCATAATGATCCCGATGGACAAAATGCTACAGGAGCTACAGGAGGAGGTTTAGGTGCGTTAGATATAGAAAATGGAATAGTACTTGAAATTGATACTTACGATAATGGTAGTGGAGCAGGAGATATCTCAGATGATCATGGCCAGATTTGGGTAGCTGATAATCAAGCAGGTGCTGGGTTTTTAACATCAGCTATAAGCTTGGGAAATGTAGAAGATGGAACATGGAAAGAAGTTGTTATCACTTGGAATGCCACAACCAAAAACCTATCTTATACTGTTGGAGGAACCACTGCAGGTAGTTATACATTTCCAACATCTAATCCAGTCACTAGTTATTTTGGTGGAGTTAGTAACGTTTATTTTGGTTATACTGCTTCAACCGGAGGTAGTGTAAATTATCAAATTATACGATTTAACGATTTTTGTTCTAATCTTCCTTTAGAATTAGATACAGATGGAGATGGACTCCCAAATCATTTAGATTTAGATAGTGATAATGATGGTATTCCAGACAATATTGAAGCACAAACTACAGTAGGTTATATTACTCCAAATGGTGATTATGATGGAGATGGTGTAGATACAGCTTATACAGGAGGTTTAATACCTGTAGATACCGATGAAGATGGAGTTCCAGATTATATTGATTTAGATGCTGACAATGATGGTGATTATGATGTAGTTGAGTCTGGTAGTAATTTTCCTAATGATGGAATCGGAATGGTAACTGGCAACTTAGGAACAAATGGATTAGTAGATAATGCAGAAACGGATGGAAACGACCAAGGCTATGAAGATGTTAACGGAATTTTCGAAGACCCAAAAACAGACTTTACAGATACAGATGGCGATGTATTATTTAATGGCGATGTAGATTATAGAGATACAGAACTGAGTGGAGTACCAATGATTACACAAGTATATCAAAAAGGAACAGAAAAATGGATAGAAGTTACTAATATTGGTAACACAGATATTCCTGCTAATTTAATTAAGGTTCAATTGTATACAGATAGGATAGGAGCGCAAACAACAGCACCTACTGCATCGTACACTTTTTCTTCAGCATTAGCTGCTGGTAAATCTATATTGTTTAAAAAGACAGGAAATACAATAACAAATATTGAAGATTCTGAAGCATCTAGAATTATAACTGATGATAATTTAACAACTTTTTCTGGAGGAGATGATATGATTACGTTGTCTACAACAAATGACGCTACTTCTTACGAAAATAGATATGATGTTGTTCTATCTTTTGCAGATAACACTTCTTACGTAAGAATAGATGAAACATTAGTACCAAATAAAGACTATGAAGCTGATGAATGGGTGATTTTTATAGACGATGCAATTGAATCTTATTCTAATCCATTAGATGATATAAATGATGTAGAGCGTCATGCACATGCGCCATTAATTTCTGAGATTGCAAATGCAAATGCAGAAGCAAATATTAGATTAGGTTTGCATAGAATTAAATTAACTGATAGAATTACAGACCCAAATGATGCAAATAATACTATTTGGTCTAATGGATACCCAGATAGATCTAGAAATGTAAAGGTTTCAGAAGATTATAATCACAATGATAATGTCTTAAATAAATTAAGTGCAAGAAAGTTAGAGGTAAGAAACGGAAGTACACTTAGTGTTACGGATAATTTATTAGTAGTTACCAATGAAGTAGTAATAACAGCTACTAATGATGAAATTAGATTAATTAGTTCTGATGATACTAACAAATCTCAGTTAATACAAACGCATACAACTGAGTCTAAAGTAACAGGAGGTGGTAAATTGTTAATAGACCAAAACTCTACAATACCAAGTAGATACAGATATAACTATTTAAGTTCTCCTGTAAATACTATCGGAGCTATAACCTACTCTATAGAAGATGTTTTAAAAGACGGAACAATACCATTAAGTGATATTTCTGCGATTACAGACATTACTTTTGTAGCTGGTTATGATGGAGATTATACAAAATCTCCTATAGAAATTGCAGATTACTGGATTTATAATTACACAGCATCTTCAGATGGAAGATCTAATTGGAACCACATGTATAAATCTGGGGATATCAAACAAACAGATGGATTTATCTTTAAAGGACCAGGGAGTGAAAATCAAAATACAAATGGACAAAACTATACGTTTGTAGGTATGCCAAAAGACGGTTTGTTAGAAACGACTATTGGTGCAGGAGAATCTTATTTAATAGGAAATCCGTATGCATCTGCTATAAGTGTTAAAAAGTTTATAGAAGATAATTTAGACACAAGTACTGGTAGTTTATATTTCTGGGAGCATGAACAAAGTGTTTTAGGGGATAACGATATTAGAGGTCATTATTATGGTGGGTATATTGGAGGTTATGGAGTAAGAAACCTATCTATGGGAACTGCGGCTAATAATGTATCGATAAACGCTGATGACCCTAACGATGGTGCTCCGAGTTTAGGGAGTGGTTCTTATACAGCGCCAAAAGCTTTTATTGCTATCGGCCAAGGATTCTTTATAGAAGGAGATGATGTGGCCTCTACAGGTGTAGATAATATTAAATTTAACAATAGCCAGAGAGAGTATATGCAAGAAGGAGCAAATTCTCATTTCTTTAAAAGTGAAAACAAGGAATCTAGTACTAAAACAACAACTTATCAAAATACGTTACCTATTATTAAATTAGGAATGGATTATGTTAATGATGATAATTTAGGACTGCATAGACAATTAGGTGTTTCTTTTAAAAATAACAATTCATTTGAGTTTGATAAAGGATATGATACCGGAATTTTTGATATCGGAACTACGGATCTTTATTGGAAGTTTCCAGGTGATGATAGTAAATATGTAATTGCTGGTGTACAAAGTATTTCTGATGATTTAGAAGTGCCTTTAGAATTGCTAATGTCTAAAAACGGAGAAGTAACGTTTGGTATAGATGAATGGAATGCAATTAATAAAAATGTTTATATAATAGATAAATTAACCAATACCTCTTATAATATTACAGATGGAAAAGTTACTGTAGCCATAGAAAAAGGTATTTATTCAGATCGTTTCGTACTTGCTTTTAGAGAGATTGGTGTGCTTGGTTTAGAAGGAAATGTTTGGTCCAATGGTCTTCATATTTATTCGGATAATAAGAACCATAGTATTGTAATTTCTAAAAATCTAGACTTAAACCTTCACAAAGTAGAATTGTTTGATATTCTAGGTAAAAAAGTAAGCTTTTGGAATATTAATGAACAGAAAACGTCTTACCAATTAGAGATTGAAAAGCAAATTCCAACAGGTATTTACATCGTAAAAATAAACACGGATAATGGTATCATAAATAAGAAAGTTGTAGTAGAATAA